The following are encoded together in the Nocardia sp. XZ_19_385 genome:
- a CDS encoding SRPBCC family protein, with the protein MSSLAATVDVEVPVRTAYNQWTQFETFPQFMEGVEQVQQLDDRHTHWKIHVGPATREFDATITEQHPDERVAWRSDNGPNHAGVITFHRLDDTHTRVTAQMEVDPEGFVENAADKLGVLKHRVNGDMQRFKKFIEDQHHETGAWRGDIPRPDAR; encoded by the coding sequence ATGAGCAGTTTGGCAGCCACCGTCGACGTCGAGGTACCGGTACGCACGGCCTACAACCAGTGGACCCAGTTCGAGACCTTCCCGCAGTTCATGGAAGGCGTGGAGCAGGTGCAGCAGCTCGATGACCGGCACACACACTGGAAGATCCACGTCGGCCCGGCGACGCGCGAGTTCGATGCCACCATCACCGAGCAGCATCCGGACGAGCGGGTGGCATGGCGTTCCGACAACGGCCCGAATCACGCCGGTGTCATCACCTTTCACCGGCTCGACGACACCCACACCCGGGTGACCGCCCAAATGGAGGTCGACCCGGAGGGATTCGTGGAGAACGCCGCCGACAAGCTCGGCGTGCTGAAGCACCGGGTGAACGGCGATATGCAGCGGTTCAAGAAGTTCATCGAGGACCAGCACCACGAGACCGGCGCCTGGCGCGGTGACATTCCGCGCCCGGATGCCCGATAA
- the mftE gene encoding mycofactocin biosynthesis peptidyl-dipeptidase MftE — protein sequence MVEHVSDLAWPEVGARAEKGVILAVPVGSTEQHGPHLPLSTDTDIAVEMCRRLAGRRPDVLVAPAIPYGSSGEHAGFPGTLSIGQAALELLIVELCRSATDTFDRIVLVNGHGGNAEPLQRAVRLLRGESRDVRLWVTRYHGDLHAGRSETGMQLALDPARVRPDLAEPGDQRPLSEIYPLLAAGGVRAVSRNGVLGDPTPATPEDGARLLAALATHLENDSRSWWPVEHPGRAGQ from the coding sequence GTGGTAGAACACGTTTCAGATCTGGCCTGGCCCGAGGTGGGCGCACGGGCCGAGAAGGGCGTGATCCTGGCGGTGCCGGTGGGCTCGACCGAGCAGCACGGACCGCATCTGCCGCTGTCGACCGATACCGATATCGCGGTGGAAATGTGCCGCAGGCTGGCCGGGCGTCGGCCGGATGTGCTTGTCGCTCCAGCCATTCCGTATGGCTCCAGCGGTGAGCACGCCGGTTTTCCCGGGACCCTGTCGATCGGGCAGGCCGCGCTGGAACTGCTGATCGTGGAGCTGTGCCGTTCGGCCACCGACACTTTCGACCGGATCGTGCTGGTCAACGGGCACGGCGGCAACGCCGAACCGCTGCAGCGGGCCGTGCGCCTGCTGCGCGGCGAATCGCGCGACGTGCGCCTGTGGGTCACCCGATACCACGGTGACCTGCACGCGGGCCGCTCCGAAACCGGCATGCAGCTGGCGCTGGATCCGGCCCGGGTGCGTCCGGATCTCGCCGAACCCGGCGACCAGCGCCCGCTGTCGGAGATCTATCCGCTGCTGGCCGCCGGTGGTGTGCGCGCGGTGAGCCGCAACGGCGTGCTCGGCGACCCCACCCCCGCCACCCCCGAGGACGGCGCCCGCCTCCTCGCCGCACTCGCCACGCATTTGGAAAACGACAGCCGGTCCTGGTGGCCGGTCGAGCATCCCGGAAGGGCCGGACAATGA
- a CDS encoding SpoIIE family protein phosphatase — protein sequence MTDVLAAFLDAYANALRRHLDSPTHASLAAGYDLGRRALVEDISLLDLTEHHFRFVAANDGPEQPIAEPALEFLLQTLAALDIATRGYLGGLRRYEQQRSRADDLAGRDAFRTALVESLQDGFFVADSRGTIIEVNSAFGALTGYGAAGLPYPLPHPWSLPTGPRYPDLGTVAQRFVIPVRHRDGRDVWLAVSTSSLIKPENNEQIFVGTIRDVTAEHDAQARDQAASRLATAVGAATSVVEVLAVGLDELRRTVGAESAVVSVWPNRNARPEVYVSGAVERNSRNIDAPELDDRATALLERARRRPPRSLFAIPESTESSEGIVAPLGEVGDAALWLRFAAPRAITAADWTLFSLLIGHLSLAVQRARNFDQARSTSLTLQRAMLGPIELPPRFSVHYEPALPPLEIGGDWYDVVPLNDGTIGVVVGDCVGRGLSAAVVMGQLRTAARALLLRGAGPAQLLAELDAVAARIPGAMCTTVCAAVLDPERGLMRYSSAGHMPPILADVGAPGRLLEGGRAVPLATFDTPRRPEATTALTPGSTLVLFTDGLVEHRGVDIDESFDKISAVLADTPGKLPREVADAVLSRLRPSAGYDDDVAMVVYRQPPASLHLDVPAHPDQLAALRRKLKAWLAAAAVPHDLASDLVAAANEACSNSIEHAYLSNGAAANEVTLTAECDTERVTILVTDTGVWKPRSADPGNRGRGIDMMRALTEELEIDHTEPGTRVRMSVTLPAIKSPVANPLRGTNRQI from the coding sequence ATGACTGATGTGCTGGCGGCGTTTCTGGACGCCTACGCGAACGCGCTACGGCGCCACCTGGATTCGCCGACGCACGCCAGCCTCGCCGCCGGCTACGACCTGGGCCGGCGGGCCCTGGTCGAGGACATCAGCCTGCTCGATCTGACCGAACACCATTTCCGATTCGTCGCCGCGAACGACGGCCCCGAACAGCCGATCGCGGAACCAGCGCTGGAATTCCTGCTACAGACCTTGGCCGCCCTGGATATCGCCACCCGCGGCTACCTCGGCGGTTTGCGCCGCTATGAGCAACAGCGTTCGCGCGCGGACGATCTCGCGGGCCGCGACGCCTTCCGCACCGCGCTGGTGGAATCGCTGCAGGACGGTTTCTTCGTCGCCGATTCGCGCGGCACCATCATCGAGGTCAACTCCGCGTTCGGCGCGCTCACCGGATACGGCGCCGCCGGTCTCCCCTACCCGCTGCCGCACCCGTGGTCGCTGCCGACCGGACCGCGCTATCCCGATCTGGGCACGGTGGCGCAGCGGTTCGTCATTCCGGTCCGGCATCGCGACGGCCGCGACGTGTGGCTCGCGGTCAGCACGTCGTCGCTGATCAAGCCGGAGAACAACGAGCAGATCTTCGTCGGCACCATCCGCGATGTCACCGCCGAGCACGACGCCCAGGCCCGCGATCAGGCCGCGTCCCGGCTGGCGACCGCGGTCGGCGCGGCCACCAGCGTGGTCGAGGTGCTCGCGGTAGGCCTGGACGAACTGCGCCGCACCGTCGGCGCGGAATCGGCCGTGGTGTCGGTGTGGCCGAACCGCAATGCCCGCCCGGAGGTCTACGTTTCCGGTGCGGTGGAACGCAATTCACGCAATATCGACGCCCCGGAATTGGATGATCGGGCCACCGCGCTGCTGGAACGGGCCCGCCGCCGCCCGCCGCGCAGCCTGTTCGCGATCCCGGAGAGTACGGAAAGTTCCGAGGGCATCGTCGCTCCGCTGGGCGAGGTCGGGGACGCCGCGCTGTGGTTACGCTTCGCCGCGCCGCGCGCCATCACCGCCGCCGACTGGACGTTGTTCTCGCTGCTGATCGGGCATCTGAGCCTGGCCGTGCAGCGAGCGCGCAACTTCGATCAGGCGCGTTCCACCTCACTGACCTTGCAGCGGGCCATGCTCGGCCCGATCGAACTGCCGCCGCGGTTCTCGGTGCACTACGAGCCGGCGCTGCCGCCGCTGGAGATCGGCGGCGACTGGTACGACGTGGTTCCGCTCAACGACGGCACCATCGGCGTGGTGGTCGGCGACTGCGTCGGCCGTGGCTTGTCCGCCGCCGTGGTGATGGGCCAATTGCGGACGGCCGCACGGGCTTTGCTGCTACGTGGTGCGGGCCCGGCGCAGCTGCTCGCGGAACTCGACGCCGTCGCGGCGCGGATCCCGGGCGCCATGTGCACCACGGTCTGCGCGGCGGTGCTAGATCCCGAGCGTGGTCTGATGCGCTACTCGAGCGCGGGGCACATGCCGCCGATCCTGGCCGATGTCGGTGCGCCGGGCAGACTGCTGGAGGGCGGCCGGGCGGTTCCGCTGGCCACCTTCGATACGCCCCGGCGACCCGAAGCCACCACCGCGCTCACTCCCGGCTCCACGCTGGTGCTGTTCACCGACGGGCTGGTCGAACATCGCGGCGTCGACATCGACGAGAGCTTCGACAAGATCTCCGCGGTCCTGGCCGACACCCCGGGAAAACTACCGCGCGAGGTCGCCGACGCGGTGCTCTCCCGGCTACGCCCCTCGGCGGGTTACGACGACGACGTCGCCATGGTGGTCTACCGCCAACCCCCCGCCTCCCTGCACCTGGACGTGCCGGCGCATCCGGATCAGCTCGCCGCGCTCCGCCGCAAACTCAAGGCCTGGCTGGCGGCGGCGGCCGTGCCGCACGACCTGGCTTCGGATCTGGTCGCGGCAGCGAACGAGGCCTGCAGCAACAGCATCGAACACGCCTACCTGAGCAACGGCGCCGCCGCCAACGAGGTGACGCTCACCGCCGAATGCGATACCGAGCGGGTGACGATCCTGGTCACCGACACCGGCGTCTGGAAACCGCGATCGGCCGATCCCGGGAACCGCGGCCGCGGCATCGACATGATGCGCGCGCTCACCGAGGAACTCGAGATCGACCACACCGAACCGGGGACCCGGGTACGCATGTCGGTCACCCTCCCGGCGATCAAATCGCCTGTGGCGAACCCGCTTCGGGGTACCAACCGCCAAATCTGA
- a CDS encoding SpoIIE family protein phosphatase gives MHEDGFVGRIEWAVAGRALPGQRVSGDRCVVLETGGGSVLFGVLDGLGHGAPAADAADRAAQILSENRAEPLDVLMLLCHRAMADTRGAAVSLALFDCAESINWLGVGNVESRVLTVGPAGLTVRATVLMTGGIVGYRLPQHLQPQTVQVRVGDLLLMSTDGIVAESFNGIDLSKSTAEIAAEVLNRHSKDTDDALVLAARHRGGTSNGTQ, from the coding sequence GTGCATGAGGACGGCTTCGTCGGTCGGATCGAATGGGCGGTGGCCGGACGTGCACTGCCCGGGCAGCGAGTGTCCGGTGACCGCTGCGTCGTGCTCGAAACCGGTGGCGGCTCCGTACTTTTCGGCGTGCTCGACGGGCTGGGCCATGGCGCGCCCGCCGCCGACGCGGCCGACCGTGCCGCGCAGATCCTCTCGGAGAACCGCGCCGAGCCGCTCGACGTGCTGATGCTGCTGTGTCATCGGGCGATGGCAGATACCCGTGGCGCGGCAGTCTCCTTGGCGTTGTTCGACTGTGCCGAGTCCATCAACTGGCTCGGCGTCGGGAACGTGGAATCCCGGGTGCTCACGGTCGGCCCGGCCGGGCTCACCGTGCGCGCGACGGTACTGATGACCGGCGGCATCGTCGGCTATCGGCTGCCCCAGCATCTACAGCCGCAGACCGTGCAGGTGCGCGTCGGCGATCTGCTGCTCATGTCGACCGACGGCATCGTCGCCGAATCCTTCAACGGCATAGATCTTTCCAAGTCCACGGCCGAGATCGCCGCGGAAGTGCTCAACCGGCACTCCAAGGACACCGACGACGCCCTGGTGCTGGCTGCCCGCCATCGCGGCGGGACATCGAACGGAACACAATGA
- a CDS encoding STAS domain-containing protein: MSEVSMSLSADSLPVGPVDDNLLPELVEHLRQNRTALREEWARRITDTQLLTAMTPEEIFSEATSMYDNYVEVLVTGSVDALQAYARDLSERIIPRGVETDEVIGIVLLLRDVLARSLFEKYQTNFELLNQVLDAYEPAANRIASTVAISFVQERERVIRQQQEAIRELSTPVLQVREQLLILPIIGVLDSQRARQLTEQLLRAIRANRAKVVVIDITGVPQIDSTVANHLVQTVDASGLMGANVIITGLSSEIALTLVTIGLDLSKMNAVGDLQGGIEEAERLLGYEVTRVTDRLLTERDGR, encoded by the coding sequence ATGTCCGAGGTGTCCATGAGCCTTTCGGCGGATTCGCTGCCCGTCGGCCCGGTCGACGACAATCTGCTGCCCGAGCTGGTCGAGCACCTGCGCCAGAACCGCACCGCACTGCGTGAGGAATGGGCCAGGCGCATCACCGACACGCAACTGCTGACGGCCATGACCCCGGAAGAGATCTTCTCCGAGGCGACCTCGATGTACGACAACTACGTCGAGGTGCTGGTCACCGGTAGCGTCGACGCGCTGCAGGCATACGCCCGCGATCTGTCCGAGCGCATCATTCCCCGAGGCGTCGAGACCGACGAGGTCATCGGCATCGTGCTGTTGCTGCGCGACGTGCTGGCCCGCTCGTTGTTCGAGAAGTACCAGACCAACTTCGAGCTGCTCAACCAGGTGCTCGACGCCTACGAGCCGGCCGCCAACCGCATCGCGAGCACCGTGGCCATCTCCTTCGTGCAGGAACGCGAGCGCGTCATCCGCCAGCAGCAGGAAGCGATCCGCGAGCTGTCCACGCCTGTTCTGCAGGTGCGTGAACAGCTGCTGATTCTTCCGATCATCGGCGTGCTGGACAGCCAGCGTGCCCGCCAGCTCACCGAGCAGCTGCTGCGCGCCATCCGCGCCAACCGCGCCAAGGTGGTCGTCATCGACATCACCGGTGTGCCGCAGATCGACTCCACGGTGGCCAACCACCTCGTGCAGACCGTGGACGCGTCCGGCCTGATGGGCGCGAACGTCATCATCACCGGTCTGTCCTCGGAGATCGCGCTCACCCTGGTCACCATCGGCCTGGATCTGTCGAAGATGAACGCCGTTGGTGACCTCCAGGGCGGTATCGAAGAGGCCGAGCGGCTGCTGGGCTACGAAGTCACTCGCGTGACCGATCGACTCCTGACCGAACGCGACGGACGGTAA
- a CDS encoding cyclodeaminase/cyclohydrolase family protein, protein MSQASNASTETASSFGGTTVAEYLGELAAKVPAPGGGAVAALHAAQGAALVAMVARYTTRAKDAEHKPVIDGIIAAADACRARSLALADADAAAFTAVGNAYKLPKDAEGRGQAITEALIGAARVPAAVVDEADEILSLAGELLPIGNPNVVTDIGAAADAARAAATSSRLNIEINVASLDAVHGDEFAPTLLRIEALTARADALHADVLHAVRSS, encoded by the coding sequence ATGTCACAGGCGAGCAACGCATCCACCGAAACGGCATCTTCCTTCGGCGGCACCACCGTCGCGGAGTATCTGGGTGAGCTCGCCGCCAAGGTGCCGGCCCCCGGTGGTGGCGCGGTGGCCGCGCTGCACGCCGCGCAGGGCGCCGCGCTGGTCGCGATGGTCGCGCGCTACACCACCCGCGCCAAGGACGCCGAGCACAAGCCGGTCATCGACGGCATCATCGCGGCCGCCGACGCATGCCGCGCGCGCTCGCTCGCCCTGGCCGACGCCGACGCGGCCGCGTTCACCGCGGTCGGCAACGCCTACAAGTTGCCCAAAGACGCCGAAGGCCGGGGCCAGGCGATCACCGAGGCGCTGATCGGCGCGGCCCGGGTGCCCGCCGCCGTGGTGGACGAGGCCGACGAGATCCTGTCGCTGGCGGGCGAACTGCTGCCGATCGGGAACCCGAACGTGGTCACCGATATCGGCGCGGCCGCGGACGCCGCCCGGGCCGCCGCGACCAGCTCGCGGCTGAATATCGAGATCAACGTGGCCTCGCTGGACGCCGTGCACGGTGACGAGTTCGCGCCCACGCTGCTGCGTATCGAGGCGCTGACCGCCCGGGCAGACGCGCTGCACGCCGACGTTTTGCACGCGGTGCGCAGCAGCTGA
- the mftD gene encoding pre-mycofactocin synthase MftD (MftD, an enzyme found in the mycofactocin biosynthesis locus, performs an oxidative deamination of 3-amino-5-[(p-hydroxyphenyl)methyl]-4,4-dimethyl-2-pyrrolidinone (AHDP). The resulting compound, now called pre-mycofactocin (PMFT), is a biologically active redox cofactor that can oxidize the non-exchangeable NADH of TIGR03971 family SDR-type oxidoreductases.) has product MNPWFETVAEAQRRAKKRLPKSVYGALIAGSERGQTIDENQQAFTELGFAPHCAGPIGERDQSTTVMGQQLAMPVLISPTGVQAVHPDGEVAVARAAAARGIAMGLSSFASKPIEEVIAANPATFFQLYWCGSKDEMAERIGRAKAAGAVGLILTLDWSFSHGRDWGSPVIPEKLDLRAMLQFAPQTLARPRWLATYLRSGHIPDLTAPNMAVGGKAAPGFFGAYGEWMGTPAPDWADVRWIVEQWDGPVMLKGIMRVDDAHRAVDAGVAAISVSNHGGNNLDGTPAVIRALPVIAEAVGSQIDVVMDGGIRRGSDVVKAVALGARAVMLGRAYLWGLAANGQTGVENVLDIMRGGIDSALLGLRKTSVAELDRSDLVIPDGFERALGVPARPQAVPDQAAAG; this is encoded by the coding sequence ATGAATCCCTGGTTCGAAACCGTCGCCGAGGCGCAGCGCCGCGCGAAGAAGCGGCTGCCGAAATCGGTGTACGGCGCGCTCATCGCCGGCTCCGAACGCGGTCAGACCATCGACGAAAACCAGCAGGCCTTCACCGAACTGGGTTTCGCGCCGCACTGCGCGGGCCCGATCGGGGAACGCGATCAGTCCACGACTGTGATGGGGCAGCAACTCGCCATGCCGGTGCTGATCTCGCCGACCGGCGTGCAGGCGGTGCATCCCGACGGTGAGGTGGCCGTGGCGCGCGCCGCCGCGGCGCGCGGAATCGCCATGGGGCTCAGCTCATTCGCCTCGAAGCCGATCGAAGAGGTGATCGCGGCCAACCCCGCCACCTTCTTCCAGTTGTACTGGTGCGGCAGCAAAGACGAGATGGCCGAGCGGATCGGCCGGGCCAAGGCGGCCGGCGCGGTCGGGCTGATCCTCACCCTGGACTGGTCCTTCTCGCACGGCCGGGACTGGGGCAGCCCGGTCATCCCGGAAAAGCTGGACCTGCGGGCGATGCTGCAGTTCGCGCCGCAGACCCTGGCCAGGCCGCGCTGGCTGGCGACTTACCTGCGTTCCGGCCATATCCCGGATCTCACCGCGCCGAACATGGCGGTCGGCGGCAAGGCGGCGCCCGGCTTCTTCGGCGCGTACGGCGAATGGATGGGCACGCCCGCGCCCGATTGGGCCGACGTGCGCTGGATCGTCGAGCAGTGGGACGGCCCGGTCATGCTCAAGGGCATCATGCGGGTCGATGACGCGCACCGCGCGGTCGATGCGGGCGTGGCCGCGATCTCGGTGTCCAACCACGGTGGCAACAACCTCGACGGCACCCCCGCGGTGATCCGCGCGCTGCCGGTGATCGCCGAGGCGGTCGGCTCGCAGATCGATGTGGTGATGGATGGTGGCATCCGCCGCGGCAGCGACGTGGTGAAGGCTGTGGCGCTGGGCGCTCGCGCGGTCATGCTCGGCCGCGCGTACCTGTGGGGCCTGGCCGCCAACGGACAGACGGGCGTGGAGAACGTGCTCGACATCATGCGCGGCGGCATCGACTCGGCGCTGCTGGGTCTGCGTAAAACCAGTGTGGCCGAACTGGATCGGAGCGATCTGGTCATTCCGGACGGCTTCGAACGGGCGCTGGGTGTCCCTGCCCGGCCCCAGGCCGTACCGGATCAGGCGGCCGCGGGCTAG
- a CDS encoding LLM class F420-dependent oxidoreductase, whose translation MRIGLGINYSGGFKEAAAEVADLEKAGLDIVFVPEAYSFDAVSALGYLAAKTERLELASGILQIYTRTPSLTAMTAAGLDFVSEGRFTLGLGASGPQVIEGFHGVPYDAPIGRTRELVEICRKVWRREKLEYQGKYYQVPLPAEKGTGLGKPLKLINHPVRENIPILLAALGPKNVQLAAEIAEGWQPIFFLPEKAKQVWGESLDAGLAKRDPSLGELEVYAGPALAIGENVTPLLEFVKPHLALYIGGMGAKGKNFYHTLATSYGYGAEADKIQELYLAGKKEEAAKAVPDDLVRDISLVGPAGYVKERVAAFKEAGVTVLNVVPMAATPADRVKLIEQLRELV comes from the coding sequence ATGCGGATCGGATTGGGCATCAACTATTCGGGCGGCTTCAAAGAGGCGGCCGCCGAAGTGGCCGACCTGGAGAAGGCCGGACTCGACATCGTCTTCGTGCCGGAGGCGTACTCGTTCGACGCGGTCAGCGCCCTGGGCTACCTGGCCGCCAAGACCGAACGCCTGGAGCTGGCCTCGGGCATTCTGCAGATCTACACCCGTACCCCGAGCCTGACCGCGATGACGGCGGCCGGCCTGGACTTCGTCTCGGAAGGCCGGTTCACTTTGGGGCTCGGCGCGTCCGGCCCGCAGGTGATCGAGGGCTTCCACGGCGTGCCCTACGACGCGCCGATCGGCCGCACCCGGGAACTGGTGGAGATCTGCCGCAAGGTGTGGCGCCGGGAGAAGCTGGAATACCAGGGCAAGTACTACCAGGTCCCGCTGCCCGCCGAGAAGGGCACCGGCCTCGGCAAGCCGCTGAAGCTGATCAATCATCCGGTGCGCGAGAACATTCCGATCCTGCTGGCCGCGCTCGGCCCGAAGAATGTGCAGCTGGCCGCGGAGATCGCCGAGGGCTGGCAGCCGATCTTCTTCCTGCCGGAGAAGGCCAAGCAGGTCTGGGGCGAATCGCTGGATGCCGGTCTGGCCAAGCGTGATCCGAGCCTGGGTGAGCTCGAGGTGTACGCGGGCCCGGCGCTGGCGATCGGTGAGAACGTCACGCCGCTACTGGAATTCGTGAAGCCGCACCTGGCGCTCTACATCGGCGGCATGGGCGCCAAGGGCAAGAACTTCTACCACACCCTGGCGACCAGCTACGGCTACGGTGCCGAGGCCGACAAGATCCAGGAGCTGTACCTGGCGGGCAAGAAGGAAGAGGCCGCCAAGGCCGTTCCGGACGACCTGGTGCGCGATATCTCGCTGGTAGGCCCCGCCGGTTATGTGAAGGAGCGCGTCGCGGCGTTCAAGGAAGCCGGTGTGACGGTGCTGAACGTGGTGCCGATGGCGGCTACTCCGGCCGACCGCGTCAAGCTGATCGAGCAGCTGCGCGAACTGGTCTGA
- a CDS encoding STAS domain-containing protein — MTTAVTVHDGATVLTVAGEVDLATAPALETAIEGVLADKAAPVLIIDLTGVSFLASAGMAALVAAHQRAGDATTIAVVADGPATSRQLKMTSLDQVFSLYSTLDAALAAFKS, encoded by the coding sequence ATGACCACCGCGGTCACGGTGCACGACGGCGCCACCGTCCTGACGGTGGCCGGCGAGGTCGACCTGGCCACCGCCCCCGCGCTGGAGACCGCGATCGAGGGCGTGCTCGCCGACAAGGCCGCCCCCGTCCTTATCATCGATCTGACCGGCGTCAGCTTCCTCGCCTCCGCGGGCATGGCCGCGCTGGTCGCCGCGCATCAGCGTGCCGGTGACGCCACCACCATCGCCGTCGTGGCCGACGGGCCCGCCACCAGCCGTCAGCTCAAAATGACCAGCCTGGACCAGGTGTTCTCGCTCTACTCCACTCTGGATGCCGCACTGGCCGCCTTCAAATCCTGA
- a CDS encoding STAS domain-containing protein — MPVPILKQGTYLIASVQSALTDADTERLQDDLMKQVSKYRAHGIIVDVTAIDVMDSFAARSLRTIAHMTQLRGAETVIVGLQPEVAFAMVQLGLTFEDMHTALDLEEGLAWLDRKASKRHQRDGRDSGR; from the coding sequence ATGCCGGTACCCATTCTCAAGCAGGGCACGTATCTGATCGCGTCGGTGCAATCCGCCTTGACCGACGCCGACACCGAGCGCCTGCAAGACGACCTGATGAAGCAGGTCTCCAAATACCGCGCGCACGGCATCATCGTCGATGTCACCGCGATCGACGTGATGGATTCGTTCGCGGCCAGATCGCTGCGTACCATCGCGCACATGACGCAGTTACGCGGCGCCGAAACGGTGATCGTCGGGCTGCAACCGGAAGTCGCGTTCGCCATGGTGCAGTTGGGCCTCACCTTCGAGGACATGCACACCGCCCTGGACCTGGAAGAAGGGCTTGCGTGGCTGGACCGCAAGGCCTCCAAACGGCACCAGCGAGACGGTCGTGACAGTGGCCGCTGA
- a CDS encoding ATP-binding protein, protein MVIAVKVSGDIVIARQAGRELAEKLGFSLTDRTMISTAISEIARNITSYAGSGEVRLLVDERDGRQALVVQAEDQGPGIRDIARALDDGYSTGRGLGLGLPGARRLMDRLIIDSAPGRGTLIEMWKWVPAGA, encoded by the coding sequence ATGGTGATCGCGGTAAAGGTGTCCGGTGACATCGTGATCGCGAGGCAGGCCGGACGGGAACTCGCCGAAAAGCTCGGCTTCTCCCTCACCGACCGCACCATGATCTCCACGGCCATCTCCGAAATCGCCCGCAACATCACCAGTTACGCCGGCAGCGGTGAAGTCCGCCTGCTCGTCGACGAACGGGACGGCAGACAGGCCTTGGTGGTGCAGGCCGAAGATCAGGGCCCGGGCATCCGCGACATCGCCCGTGCGCTGGACGACGGCTACTCCACGGGACGTGGTCTGGGCCTCGGCCTTCCGGGTGCGCGCCGGTTGATGGATCGCCTCATCATCGACTCCGCCCCGGGCCGGGGCACCCTGATCGAAATGTGGAAGTGGGTGCCCGCCGGTGCATGA
- the mftR gene encoding mycofactocin system transcriptional regulator (MftR, the mycofactocin system transcriptional regulator, is an uncharacterized TetR family DNA-binding transcription factor. Its role is inferred by context. It occurs as part of the biosynthesis locus for mycofactocin, a partially characterized electron carrier derived from the terminal Val-Tyr dipeptide of the precursor peptide MftA, through a radical SAM enzyme-mediated process.): MTGQGTTTRGRPRGTTKRELELIAMRMFSAHGFDNTTVEQIAAAAGISGRTFFRYFPTKAEVLWSQFDDEITALEDAFATVPDDVPMMAAVRRVVVNANTYRAEDIPELRTRMHLIATVPALAATAGTHYDAWERAVSAFAARRLDSAEDALIPLAVGRTTLAAARAAFDAWVARADADLTVYLDQALSALERGFSELPSGFDTSAAGV; encoded by the coding sequence GTGACAGGGCAGGGCACCACCACCCGCGGCCGCCCCCGCGGCACCACGAAACGCGAACTCGAACTGATCGCCATGCGGATGTTCAGCGCGCACGGCTTCGACAACACCACTGTCGAGCAGATCGCCGCCGCCGCGGGCATCAGCGGGCGCACCTTCTTCCGCTACTTCCCCACCAAGGCCGAAGTGCTCTGGTCCCAGTTCGACGACGAGATCACCGCCCTGGAAGACGCGTTCGCGACCGTCCCGGACGACGTGCCGATGATGGCGGCGGTGCGCCGAGTCGTGGTGAACGCCAATACCTATCGCGCCGAAGACATCCCCGAACTGCGTACCCGCATGCACCTGATCGCCACGGTGCCCGCCCTCGCCGCCACCGCGGGCACCCATTACGACGCCTGGGAACGCGCGGTCAGCGCCTTTGCCGCTCGTCGCCTCGACTCCGCCGAAGACGCCCTGATCCCCCTGGCCGTCGGCCGCACCACCTTGGCGGCAGCCCGCGCCGCCTTCGATGCCTGGGTCGCCCGCGCCGACGCCGACCTCACCGTTTACCTCGATCAAGCCCTCTCGGCACTGGAGCGAGGATTCTCCGAGCTACCCTCAGGTTTCGATACCAGTGCGGCTGGGGTATGA